The segment CAGCGCAGGCTCTCACAAGCAGCATTAGAAACGCTTTCAATTATTGCGTATAAGCAGCCGATTTCAAAATCAGAGATTGAATCAATCAAAGGCACAAGTGTCGATCATCTTTTAAGAATGCTTTTAGAAAAGAATTTAATTGAAGTCACCGGTCGAGCAGAAACGATTGGTAAGCCGCTTATATACGGGACTTCAAAAGCATTTTTAGATTATTTTCATCTATCCTCACTTTCTGATTTACCAAAGCCACGCGAGGTTGAAGAATTGATGCGCGACGATGAACAGCAAGCAATGCTCAAACAAGAACTAAACGCCCGATTGAAAGTCGAGCTTGAACAAGATGCCACAACGGAAGAAGCCGGCGCAGGACCAGTCTAAAAACAAACCCCGAACGAGTTCCCAAAACCCACGAGTTCGGTCGAAAAATAGCAGCCAAAATCGTTTTGGAAAAAAAAGTGCGCCGCCGCGTGCATTTCAAAATCCTTATGATGAAGAGCGCGAAGCAAACGATCGTGAATCAACCCGGCGCGACACGCGAGCGCGAGGGGCTAAATCTAAAGTGTCTGCCTCTCGCTTTTCAAGGGAGCAAGATGATAATCCACTTCAACGAAAATCTCCCTCCGCAAGGCCACCGCAAAGACCAAAATTCAGGCGCAAAGGAAAAACGAAAACTTCAAAACCGACCGGTGAAAATGAGGGATTGGTTCGGCTGAACCGATTTCTTTCAATGGCCGGTGAGGCGTCGAGACGCAAGGCAGATGAAATGATTCTTCAGGGTGAAGTGACGGTGAATGGCAAAGTGGTGACCGAACTTGGCACCAAAATCAACCCTGAAACCGATAGAGTGGAGCATTTGGGGAAAATTCTAAAAAGTGCACAGCGGAAAATCTACATTGTGATGAATAAACCCAAAGACACCATCACATCACTTGCCGATGAAAAAAGCCGCACCACCGTGATTGATCTCTTGGGAATTGAAGAGCGCGTTTATCCCGTTGGCCGGCTCGACCGCAACACGATGGGCGTTCTCTTGCTTACCAACGATGGCGACTTAGCCGCCAAACTCATGCATCCTTCAAGTGAAATCAAAAAAGAATATCTCGCGGAATTGGATTCAAAATTTACGCGTGAAGGAATCGCAGCCTTCAAGGCAGGAATGCGCCTAAAAGATACCGGCGAAAAAGTAGCACCAGCCGAAGCGCAAATCTTGGGTGACGGCTATGCGGTTCGCGTCATTATTCATGAAGGCAAGAACCGGCAAATTCACCGCATGTTTTATAACCTCGGCTACGATGTCAAAAAGCTTGAAAGGGTGTCGTATGCCGGAATTACGGCGGCAGGGCTTCGGCGCGGCGCGTGGCGATTACTCACCCCTGAAGAATTAAAATCAATCAAAAAGCGGGCCGGGCTCGCAAATGAACTCAAGAAGTTGGTTTGAAAAAAACCACTCCCCACAACAAAGACAATAAATACGAATCAAAAAGAAAAAATTTTACACGACAAGGGAATTCTTTAGGAATGATTTTGTTAAAGTCTGAGTTTATATTCAATTTTTTTTGAATAATATTTTTATCTCCGGATGACTCAAACCTTAAAGCATTTCTTCGCTGCAAGCTTTATGATATTTTTTCTTTCCCAAAGTCTGCAGGCCCAACAAACCATCATTAATCTCCCTTCAGCCGACCAAACACCAAAAGGAAAATGGTTTTTCTTGCATGAATCTCAAATTCGCACCACCGATCCCACTTATTGGATCACGACCAACTTTTTGACTTACGGATTAACCGACGAAATAGAGCTTGCCGCAACCCAGTATCAATTTGGAACACCACGGCAACCTTACACGGCAATTGGCTTTGGCTACAAAGGCACAAAACAATTTTTTGAAACCAGTTTACCGGAGTGGGAATTAAAACTCTCCTTCGGACAAATGTTCCCGATTTCAACCACCGGTCGCGGTGTCGGGATTTGGACGTATGGATTCGGAAGTTTCCGCCTACCGTATTTGAAAACGCGTCTTGCCTTAGGAATGGGTTACGGGCCGCGACAAAATTTTGGAATCAGTGTGCTTCATACCACGGCATCATTCGAACAGCCGCTTTTTGCGCACATCAACTTTTTGGGGGAATGGTTTTCGGGGAGTGTTCATGAGAATGCGTTCTTTATCCCCGGATTAAATTATCACGCAGGAAACCTGATTCTCATCCTAGGTTATAAAATTTCAAACCTTGCCAATTTCAATGCCAATGATGGCATCGTATTTGAAGTAGGATGGTTTTTCTGAAATAAATATCTGGTCAAAAACCTTAACAACTGGTCATGAAGAAAATCTTAAAGTGACTAAATGATACGCCCAATGCGCGTGAGCACAGGAAACGAAACTTGAAAGCGCTCGTTTATCGGCCAAAGTGAAAGCAAGTGTTCAGAAAGAAACTCAAGCGGGTTAGAGGAATGAACTTGACGGTATCGCTTGAGGGCAGACCAAGTTGAGAGATAACCAAGAAGTTGATCTAAAGTCCAAAACGAAGAAATTGAAAATGCGGGAAAGGCGATTTCTTCAAATGGAAAAGGAATCGTGGTGTACGCGGAATCAATGTGGCGTCGCTCTTTATCCCAATAATCCCGCAACACCTCTGAATAAAAATGAGAGATGATAGGCATAATCATTTCGGTTAAAATGATATTCCCATATCCAACAATGGCAATAACTGCGGTAGGTTTTGAAACACGGCGAACTTCGGCATAAAACTGATCGAATTGAAACCAATGAACCGCTTGGCCTACGGTGATGAGATCAAACGAAGCGGATTCAAAAGGCAATTGTTCAGCCGATGCCAAATGATACCGAATATTCGGTTTTCGAATAGCATGTTCAAGTTGCGAGGGGCTGATATCAATGGCGTCGATGGATGTGCAAAACGATGCAAGCTTTTCCGCCACTTGCCCCGTTCCTGTGCCGACATCCAAAGCGCGAATATCACCTATGGGCAAATGCTGGCGAAGAGCGTTGAAAAAAGCGTCTGGATAATTTGGGCGGAACTCGGCGTAACACTTGCCTTCATCAAATCGCAGAGTCATTGTATCACAAAAAGGATTAAAAGCACACGTTCAAGAATGAAATAGGAACTATTCCAAAGGAAAAGTATAATGAAATACCGGAGCCTCTCGTCCGCCAGTGTGTCGATAGAAATCAAGAGCGTGGATATCTTCGGCATCGGCTTGAACGAATACTTCGGAAGCCCCGTGTTTACGAGCTAATTCATTTAGAGAAGTGACTAACGCCTTTCCGATTCCCTTGCGTTGGAACTCAGGTCTAACGGCGATATCGTAAAGATAAAACTGCGGTTCAACGGCATAATAAGATTCAAGTTTGTGTGCCGTAAGCGCGCCAACAAGCGTGCCTTCATGAAACGCAACACCTACAAAGAAGTGAGAAAGTGAAAGCAATTGTGAAAGGTGGGCATCGGGCGGCAACGAATCGATGTCGTGTTCGAATACTTCAGTCAGAAGAAGAACCGCCGCGCGGAATTCGGCAACTTCTGAAGAAGTAAGAAAGCGAATTGACAAGGGCGAAGTGTTTGGCATAGAGTTAAAATTCATTTAGCCTCGATTTAGCAAGCGAATTTGACGGCGAAGCGCGGCCTTTTCAAAGCGACGTTGTTCAATGTCAGTTTCAGGTGTTACAGACGGAACGGGAACAGACTTACCCTCTTCATCAATCGCCACAAAAGTGAAATAAGCTTTGTTGCAATCTTTTCGCTCACCCGTTACCATATTTTCGGAGAAAACTTTTACGCCCACTTCCATTGAAGTATTAAATGCACGATTCACACCGGCTTTTATTATCACGACTTCGCCAAGCTTGATGGTTTTTCTGAATTCCAGCGTATCAACACTCGCCGTCACGCAGACTTTATTCGAGTGGCGGCTTGCAGCGATTGCGGCCGCTAAATCCATCCAATGCATAAGTTTTCCTCCGCCGAGATTACCGAGATAATTCGTGTCGGCAGGAGTAACCACTTGGGTCATTTCAACATACGATTGAGCAACGGTTTTGGAAGTGCGATCAGGCATAAATAGAACAAATAGAATCTTAAAAAGTAAAAAAACTGATTGAAATGCAACTTACAAAAAAATAGCATTCACATTGAATCGTAAATCTTGCAAGGCTATTAAAAGCAACATTTGGAATCTGATAAAAAGCGTATTTTAACTTCCTAACCAACTAACTTTTGAGATCAATGTCCTTAATCTATCAATCGATGCGGCAAGCCTATCAAAAAGTAATCGTTCAACATAAGATTATTTATTTCATCTTCGCGATTGGATTTTGTTCACTACTCAATTCAGAAATCGCAAAGGCGCAAAATGAAAACAGCGAAGTTGAGAAAAAAAATACAGACTCTTCGGAATTGAAAACACGGGACATTGTGTACTTGGCGGATTCAAGAAAATTAGTGGGAAAAGTAATCGCAAAAGGGGAGAACGGGAAAATTTCATTTCAAAACTTTGAGGATAATGTTGTTTATGAACTTGAAAGAGGTTCATATAAATGGTTTCAAACGGAAACAATTTATCCTACTCAAATTACCTCTCAACTAACCTTTAATTACGGGTTAAATGACGCATATCGGGCAGGCGCAGGAATTCGAGTTGGGATAATTCTACCAAACTCTTCTTTTGAAATAACTGCTGGTTACGGATTTTATACTGGCAGAAACGCAAATGGATTTACGATTCAAGATGGTCAAAATGTACCGTTAAAAGAATCGCTAAAATTGCATGCCGGGGATTTGAGTGTCAATTACTTGTTTCGATTGAACCAAGATGTTACTATTCGACCATTTACCGGTTTTGGGGTTAACTTCGTAGCGTATAACCGAACAATAACTCTTCCTGATTTCTTCAATACTACAACAATAGATTTTCCAATAGATGAGGATTACCTAGAACTAAGATTAAATTTTGGCTTGGGGCTTGATTTAAGAATAAGTGGTCCTATTCATTTTACCGCTAACGTAGTTTACCTACATGAACTCGGAAGCGATTATGCGCTTTCAGCCTTCCCGCAAATCTTAACCTATAAAAATGCTGCTGTCACTTCGGTAGGGTTGAGATTTATTTTTTAATCCAATATTTTCTCATTTTTGTTAATTCTAAATATCAATCATTAATTCAATATCATGAAAACACACATAAAACTCGCCATATTTTTTTTAGCATTTATATTTTCGGCATCGCTCAAAGCGCAAAGCGAGACGGGATCAGAAGCTAAAACTCAGGATATTATTGTTCTAAAAGATTCCAGAAAAATAAAGGGGAAGATTATTTCTAAGGATGAAAATGGGAAAATTGTATTTCAAAGTTTTGTTGATAATGTGATTTACGAACTTGAAAAAGAGGCATACAAATCGGTTTACTCGGAAACAGTACATCCCATTCAAGTAACTGCACAAGCGAGTTTCAATTATGGGACAATAGATGCTTACCGAGCGGGGGCAGGACTGAGACTCGGAATAATCTTCCCGAACTCTCCCATTGAAGCTACTTTCGGATATGCTTATTACTTTGGGAGTACCGGTACACCCCCGTTCATCGATTTGCTGCCTCTCAATGAAGTTCTGAATACTCAGACAATTGATCTAACCTTTTTTTACAATTATAATTTTACAGAATCTATTGTTTTAAGGCCATTTACAGGAACAGGAATAAATTTTGGAAATTATAGACAAACAATTTCTCTGGCGGGTGGTTTAGGAAATTCTGATGTGATATTAAAAGAAGATTACCTTGAAGTTCGATTAAGCATTGGTTTGGCATTGGACTATAAAATCACCGGGCTTATATTTCTTTCTTTCAGTGCCGCTTATGTGCATGAGTTAGGAAGTGATTATGGGCTTGTCGAATTTCCGAAATCATTAACCTATAAACATACATTCCTAACAACAGCAGGAATAAGAATTTTATTATAATCATCGATTAAACTTCATAATCCGTAGTAAAAAAAGAAGATTTAATTAAAAATGCTTCAACCATCAACACTGAACTTTCTCCGAAACCTCAAAAAAAACAATCATAAAGAGTGGTTTGATAAAAATCGCGAAAAATATGAGGCGGCGAAGGAAGATTTTCACGGGTTGGTGCAAGAAGTGATTATCGGTCTTTCGCTGCAAGATAAAGAAATCGCGGCGGCGAATTTGCAAGTCAAGGATTGTACTTTTCGAATCAACCGTGATGTAAGGTTTTCAAAAGATAAATCGCCCTATAAATCCCACTTCGCGGCGTCATTTAACCGCGATAAAAAGAAAATGGAAAATTCAGCAGGATATTATTTGCATATTGAACCCTCGATTCAAAACTTTATTGCAGGCGGAATTTATATGCCAATGCCCCCAAGGTTAAACGAACTTCGTCAGCTGATTTCTAAGGAATTTGACGCGTGGGAAAAAATTGTTTCAGAGAAAGGGTTCAAAAAAAGCTTTCCGAAAGGAGTCGATGGCATTCAAACCTTAACGCGGCCTCCAAAGGGATTTTCGGAAGATGACCCGGCAGTGGAATACCTGAAAATGAAATCGTATCTCGTAGAGGCTGAACTCACGCAAGACGATATCCTTTCCAAAAATCTGGGTAAAAAAATTCTCTCCGGTTTCAAAGCAATGCAACCGATGATTGAATTTTTGAATCAAAAAGTCAACGCATAATTCGAGCAAATGAACAATACAATTTCAGTCGATGTAACTGTCAATCAACCGCGAGAAGCCGTTTGGCGATGTTGGACTTTACCGGAGTTCATTTGCCAATGGAATCAAGCCTCAGAGGATTGGCACACCCCAAAAGCCATCAATGATTTCCGCATCGGCGGTAAATTTATTTATACAATGGCCTCAAAAGATGGTGCCGAAAGCTTTGATTTCGAAGGAATTTATACAGAAATCAAACCCTTGGAATTGATTCGATATGAAATGCTTGATGGAAGAAAAGTTGAGGTAAAATTTCTTGAGCAAAATG is part of the Chloroherpetonaceae bacterium genome and harbors:
- a CDS encoding pseudouridine synthase, translated to MPQRKKPAQDQSKNKPRTSSQNPRVRSKNSSQNRFGKKSAPPRAFQNPYDEEREANDRESTRRDTRARGAKSKVSASRFSREQDDNPLQRKSPSARPPQRPKFRRKGKTKTSKPTGENEGLVRLNRFLSMAGEASRRKADEMILQGEVTVNGKVVTELGTKINPETDRVEHLGKILKSAQRKIYIVMNKPKDTITSLADEKSRTTVIDLLGIEERVYPVGRLDRNTMGVLLLTNDGDLAAKLMHPSSEIKKEYLAELDSKFTREGIAAFKAGMRLKDTGEKVAPAEAQILGDGYAVRVIIHEGKNRQIHRMFYNLGYDVKKLERVSYAGITAAGLRRGAWRLLTPEELKSIKKRAGLANELKKLV
- a CDS encoding class I SAM-dependent methyltransferase; amino-acid sequence: MTLRFDEGKCYAEFRPNYPDAFFNALRQHLPIGDIRALDVGTGTGQVAEKLASFCTSIDAIDISPSQLEHAIRKPNIRYHLASAEQLPFESASFDLITVGQAVHWFQFDQFYAEVRRVSKPTAVIAIVGYGNIILTEMIMPIISHFYSEVLRDYWDKERRHIDSAYTTIPFPFEEIAFPAFSISSFWTLDQLLGYLSTWSALKRYRQVHSSNPLEFLSEHLLSLWPINERFQVSFPVLTRIGRII
- a CDS encoding GNAT family N-acetyltransferase — its product is MPNTSPLSIRFLTSSEVAEFRAAVLLLTEVFEHDIDSLPPDAHLSQLLSLSHFFVGVAFHEGTLVGALTAHKLESYYAVEPQFYLYDIAVRPEFQRKGIGKALVTSLNELARKHGASEVFVQADAEDIHALDFYRHTGGREAPVFHYTFPLE
- a CDS encoding acyl-CoA thioesterase translates to MPDRTSKTVAQSYVEMTQVVTPADTNYLGNLGGGKLMHWMDLAAAIAASRHSNKVCVTASVDTLEFRKTIKLGEVVIIKAGVNRAFNTSMEVGVKVFSENMVTGERKDCNKAYFTFVAIDEEGKSVPVPSVTPETDIEQRRFEKAALRRQIRLLNRG
- a CDS encoding DUF2461 domain-containing protein gives rise to the protein MLQPSTLNFLRNLKKNNHKEWFDKNREKYEAAKEDFHGLVQEVIIGLSLQDKEIAAANLQVKDCTFRINRDVRFSKDKSPYKSHFAASFNRDKKKMENSAGYYLHIEPSIQNFIAGGIYMPMPPRLNELRQLISKEFDAWEKIVSEKGFKKSFPKGVDGIQTLTRPPKGFSEDDPAVEYLKMKSYLVEAELTQDDILSKNLGKKILSGFKAMQPMIEFLNQKVNA
- a CDS encoding SRPBCC domain-containing protein, encoding MNNTISVDVTVNQPREAVWRCWTLPEFICQWNQASEDWHTPKAINDFRIGGKFIYTMASKDGAESFDFEGIYTEIKPLELIRYEMLDGRKVEVKFLEQNGRTTLIETFDPETENPVELQKQGWQSILESFKKVAELC